A region of [Bacteroides] pectinophilus DNA encodes the following proteins:
- a CDS encoding terminase large subunit produces MFDKAKADHAVNFINCLKHTKGRWRGVPFELLPWQDEIIRTLYGTVKENGYRQYNTCYCEIPKKNGKSELAAAIALYMTCGDGEWGAEVYGCASDRQQASIVFDVAVDMVDQCPALKKRIKPVMSVKRLVYKPTNSFYQVLSAEAYTKHGLNVHAVIFDELHAQPNRELFDVMTKGSGDARTQPLFFLITTAGTDRNSVCFEQHQKALDIIEGRKIDPTFYPVIYGASDEDDWSSEDVWYKANPSLGYTIDIEKVQNAYISAKENAAEENVFRQLRLNQWVKQSTRWMQMDKWDACSFAVKEEELLGRECYGGLDLSSSTDITAFVLVFPPRNDTEKYVILPYFWIPEDNMRLRVRRDHVPYDVWTAEGCLKTTEGNVIHYGFIEQFIDELGTKFHIKEIAFDRWGAVQMVQNLEGMGFTVVPFGQGYKDMSPPTKELMKLTLEERIAHGGHKVLRWMMDNVFVRQDPAGNIKMDKEKSTEKIDGAVATVMALDRAIRNEGSDGSVYDDRGILVF; encoded by the coding sequence ATGTTTGACAAGGCAAAAGCAGACCATGCGGTCAATTTCATAAACTGCCTGAAACACACCAAAGGAAGGTGGCGGGGAGTTCCGTTTGAACTTCTCCCGTGGCAGGACGAGATCATCCGTACCCTTTATGGGACGGTAAAGGAAAACGGATACAGGCAGTACAATACCTGTTACTGTGAGATACCAAAGAAAAACGGAAAATCGGAGCTGGCGGCTGCCATTGCACTGTATATGACATGCGGTGACGGTGAATGGGGAGCAGAGGTTTACGGCTGTGCTTCCGACAGGCAGCAGGCTTCCATCGTATTTGATGTTGCGGTGGATATGGTGGACCAGTGTCCGGCACTGAAGAAAAGGATCAAGCCCGTCATGTCCGTAAAAAGGCTTGTATATAAACCAACCAACAGCTTCTACCAGGTGCTGTCGGCAGAGGCATACACAAAGCATGGACTGAACGTCCATGCGGTCATCTTTGATGAGCTGCACGCACAGCCGAACAGGGAACTGTTCGATGTCATGACCAAGGGTTCCGGTGATGCCAGGACACAGCCGTTGTTCTTCCTGATCACGACAGCCGGGACAGACCGGAATTCCGTGTGTTTTGAACAGCACCAGAAGGCTCTGGACATCATAGAGGGAAGAAAGATAGACCCGACATTTTATCCTGTGATCTACGGGGCATCCGATGAGGATGACTGGTCGAGTGAGGATGTGTGGTATAAGGCAAATCCGTCACTCGGATACACGATTGACATTGAAAAAGTGCAGAATGCATATATCAGTGCAAAAGAGAATGCAGCAGAGGAGAACGTATTCCGGCAGCTCCGTCTGAACCAGTGGGTGAAACAGAGCACCAGGTGGATGCAGATGGATAAGTGGGATGCCTGTTCCTTTGCCGTGAAAGAGGAGGAGCTTCTCGGAAGGGAATGCTATGGCGGACTCGACCTTTCCAGTTCCACGGATATCACGGCATTCGTGCTTGTGTTCCCGCCAAGGAATGATACGGAGAAATATGTGATCCTTCCGTATTTCTGGATACCGGAGGATAACATGAGACTGCGTGTCCGAAGGGATCATGTCCCCTATGATGTCTGGACTGCCGAAGGGTGCTTAAAGACCACGGAAGGAAATGTCATTCATTATGGATTTATCGAGCAGTTTATAGATGAACTTGGCACGAAGTTCCATATCAAGGAGATCGCATTTGACCGATGGGGAGCAGTCCAGATGGTGCAGAACCTTGAAGGCATGGGATTTACCGTTGTCCCGTTCGGACAGGGATATAAGGATATGAGTCCACCGACAAAAGAATTGATGAAACTGACATTGGAGGAACGGATCGCACATGGAGGACATAAGGTGCTGCGTTGGATGATGGATAATGTGTTTGTCCGTCAGGATCCGGCGGGAAACATCAAAATGGATAAGGAAAAATCCACGGAAAAGATTGACGGGGCTGTTGCAACCGTTATGGCACTTGACCGTGCAATCAGGAACGAAGGCAGTGACGGAAGCGTGTATGATGACAGGGGCATTCTTGTATTCTGA
- a CDS encoding amidoligase family protein — protein MNERITKQIEEMKKQTIGVEVEMNNIRRDKAAELAAAFFGTGRFENTASRNGYYTWSAWDASGREWKFQKDVSIAGPDDKKCELVTPILHYEDIELLQELIRKLRHAEAKSDATRGCGVHIHIGAKGHTPQTLRNLANIMAGHENLLADALNLNSWRMNRYCKTVDPRFLKELNKKKPKTMAALADIWYTANGASYGRDHHYNDSRYHMLNYHATFTKGTVEFRLFQFDAPADGKLNGLHAGQLKSYIQLCLALSQMAKEVRTASPKPQQTENPKYAMRTWLLRLGFIGDEFKTAREILTKRLAGDTAFRSGRAA, from the coding sequence ATGAACGAAAGGATTACAAAGCAGATCGAGGAAATGAAGAAACAGACCATCGGGGTCGAGGTTGAGATGAATAACATCCGAAGGGATAAGGCAGCAGAACTTGCAGCAGCATTCTTCGGAACAGGAAGATTTGAAAATACGGCTTCCAGAAACGGATATTATACATGGTCAGCATGGGATGCGAGCGGAAGGGAATGGAAATTCCAGAAGGACGTCAGCATTGCGGGACCAGATGATAAAAAATGCGAGCTGGTCACACCGATCCTTCACTACGAAGACATTGAACTTCTTCAGGAACTGATAAGAAAGCTCAGACATGCGGAAGCCAAGAGTGATGCAACAAGGGGATGCGGAGTCCACATCCACATCGGAGCAAAGGGACACACACCGCAGACTTTACGAAACCTTGCAAACATCATGGCGGGACACGAGAATCTTTTAGCGGATGCCTTAAACCTCAACAGCTGGCGGATGAACCGCTACTGCAAAACGGTAGACCCAAGATTCCTTAAGGAACTCAATAAAAAGAAACCGAAAACGATGGCAGCCCTTGCAGACATCTGGTACACGGCAAACGGCGCAAGCTACGGAAGAGACCATCATTACAATGACAGCCGATATCATATGTTAAACTACCATGCAACATTCACAAAGGGAACGGTCGAGTTCAGACTTTTCCAATTTGATGCCCCGGCTGACGGAAAGCTGAACGGACTGCATGCGGGACAGCTGAAGAGCTACATCCAGCTTTGCCTTGCCTTAAGCCAGATGGCAAAGGAAGTAAGGACGGCAAGCCCGAAACCGCAGCAGACGGAAAATCCGAAATACGCAATGCGGACATGGCTTTTGAGACTCGGATTCATTGGGGACGAATTTAAAACTGCAAGGGAAATCCTTACAAAGAGACTTGCAGGAGATACTGCTTTCAGAAGCGGAAGGGCTGCTTGA
- a CDS encoding phage tail protein — protein MANKKNKVKFNICNVHYAPITVAEEGTVSFGTPVPMPGAVSISMDPTGEPESFYADGIEYYVINNNQGYDGDLELAMIPESFRTDILKEEQDANKVLVENANSETGSFALLFEFDGDIRKIRHVLYNCSASRPTIESKTNEEDKEVQTETLTIKARPMADGYVKAKTGDSTTETVYNNWYKSVYLPAASTAEQQSAKSTKSVS, from the coding sequence ATGGCGAATAAAAAGAATAAAGTCAAATTTAATATCTGCAACGTGCATTACGCACCGATTACGGTTGCAGAGGAAGGCACGGTCAGCTTCGGGACACCCGTGCCGATGCCCGGTGCGGTATCCATCAGCATGGATCCAACCGGAGAGCCGGAGTCATTTTATGCGGACGGCATTGAATATTACGTGATCAATAACAACCAGGGATACGATGGTGACCTTGAACTTGCAATGATCCCTGAATCCTTCCGCACGGATATCTTAAAAGAGGAGCAGGATGCCAATAAGGTGCTTGTGGAGAATGCAAATTCCGAGACAGGCAGTTTTGCACTCCTGTTTGAGTTTGACGGGGATATCCGCAAGATCCGCCATGTGCTTTATAACTGTTCCGCATCCCGTCCGACCATTGAGTCAAAGACGAATGAGGAAGATAAGGAAGTGCAGACGGAAACACTGACCATCAAGGCAAGACCTATGGCAGACGGATATGTCAAGGCAAAAACGGGAGATTCCACAACTGAGACTGTTTACAATAACTGGTATAAGAGCGTGTATCTTCCGGCAGCTTCCACGGCAGAGCAGCAGTCAGCAAAATCAACCAAGAGTGTATCATAA
- a CDS encoding phage head closure protein, with product MIELMRERIMIQKSSTKKDGTGNHTLVWSDHYKCYSYVNNLSGKEYWEAKQVNAETELDFVIRYCSEISALDAEHFRILFRGNIYNITFVDNVQYKNKTVKIRAALAKR from the coding sequence ATGATAGAACTCATGCGTGAACGGATCATGATACAGAAAAGCAGCACGAAGAAGGATGGGACAGGAAACCATACCCTTGTATGGAGTGACCATTATAAATGTTATTCCTATGTGAATAATCTTTCCGGTAAGGAGTACTGGGAAGCAAAACAGGTCAATGCGGAAACGGAACTTGATTTTGTTATCCGTTACTGCAGTGAGATATCAGCTCTTGATGCGGAGCATTTCCGCATCCTGTTCCGTGGGAATATTTATAATATTACATTTGTTGACAACGTGCAGTATAAGAATAAGACAGTGAAGATCAGGGCTGCCCTGGCAAAGAGGTGA
- a CDS encoding HK97 gp10 family phage protein gives MAERRTTVDGLADTIMDGLKEYADLATDTVKDAVKDVSKTVKKDIQANAPKRTGRYKKSWAVKKTAESSHSLTMTVHSKDRYQIAHLLEHGHAKRGGGRVAGREHIAPAEEKGNRELVQKIERGLRS, from the coding sequence ATGGCAGAGAGAAGAACGACCGTTGACGGGCTGGCAGATACGATCATGGATGGTCTGAAGGAATATGCAGATCTTGCTACGGATACCGTCAAGGATGCGGTAAAGGATGTATCAAAGACCGTGAAAAAGGATATACAGGCAAATGCCCCAAAGCGGACAGGAAGGTATAAGAAAAGCTGGGCGGTCAAAAAAACAGCGGAGAGCAGCCACTCCCTTACCATGACGGTTCATTCTAAGGACAGATACCAGATAGCCCATCTCCTGGAACACGGTCATGCAAAACGCGGCGGGGGCAGGGTAGCTGGAAGGGAGCATATTGCCCCGGCTGAAGAAAAGGGAAACAGGGAGCTGGTGCAGAAGATAGAGAGGGGGTTGCGTTCGTGA
- a CDS encoding gamma-glutamylcyclotransferase, with amino-acid sequence MKRYYIAYGSNLNIRQMRIRCPHARVIGTAVINDYELLFKGSRTGAYLTIEPKEGGEVPVAVWEVTESDETALDRYEGYPVFYYKKEMELDIRGIRTGKIRRRKCFVYIMHEERKIGVPSLSYVSTCLQGYISFGFDEHYLSEAQIKAVEVAGHEE; translated from the coding sequence ATGAAAAGATATTACATTGCTTATGGCAGCAACCTGAACATCAGACAGATGCGGATACGATGCCCTCACGCAAGGGTGATCGGAACTGCAGTCATAAACGATTATGAGCTTCTCTTTAAAGGAAGCCGTACAGGAGCCTATCTTACCATTGAACCAAAGGAAGGCGGTGAGGTTCCAGTGGCGGTATGGGAAGTCACGGAATCGGATGAGACGGCACTTGACCGCTACGAAGGATATCCGGTGTTTTATTACAAAAAAGAAATGGAACTTGATATCAGGGGCATCCGCACGGGGAAGATACGCAGAAGGAAGTGCTTTGTGTACATCATGCATGAAGAACGGAAGATAGGAGTACCTTCCCTTTCGTATGTCAGCACATGCCTTCAGGGGTACATCAGCTTTGGCTTTGACGAGCATTACCTTTCCGAGGCACAGATAAAAGCAGTGGAGGTAGCAGGACATGAAGAGTGA
- the dcm gene encoding DNA (cytosine-5-)-methyltransferase, protein MKQMTFLDLCSGIGGFRLGLETAGHKCIGYCEYDKFARASYEAMYDTEGEWKAHDVTKLKPEDVPYADIWCFGFPCQDISVAGKQRGLVGKRSGIYYNIIDLLKGKEESAKPSYLLVENVKNLLSINAGFDFASVLSEMDEAGYDCRWQVLNSKNFGVPQNRERVFIIANLRSRGRREILPLTGENAAALNQLIGGMQGYRVYGTDGISATLVGNAGGVGAKTGLYFIDQSNHDPKITDTARCLTARYTAGMTNHTAMNSAVLEVHPVLTPERMEKRQNGRRMKEDGEPMFTLTSQDRHGVYVCEKVDSVKVKNATKAGYEVAREGDGINLAYPDSETRRGRVGKGCSQTLDCSGQMGTLMRGGRIRRLTPRECFRLQGFSDELFDRASAVNSDAQLYKQAGNAVTATVAYAVAMSLPESRS, encoded by the coding sequence ATGAAACAGATGACCTTCCTTGATCTATGTTCCGGCATCGGCGGCTTCAGGCTCGGTCTTGAAACTGCCGGTCATAAATGCATCGGGTACTGTGAATATGATAAATTTGCAAGAGCCTCATATGAGGCAATGTATGATACGGAAGGAGAGTGGAAAGCTCATGATGTCACAAAACTCAAACCCGAAGATGTCCCTTATGCAGACATCTGGTGCTTCGGATTCCCATGCCAGGACATCTCCGTTGCCGGAAAACAGCGGGGACTGGTCGGAAAAAGAAGTGGAATATATTACAACATTATTGACCTCCTCAAAGGCAAAGAGGAAAGTGCTAAACCCTCATACCTACTTGTTGAGAACGTTAAGAACCTGTTATCGATCAATGCAGGATTCGATTTTGCCTCAGTTCTGTCTGAAATGGACGAAGCAGGGTATGACTGTCGGTGGCAGGTGCTTAACTCCAAAAACTTCGGAGTCCCGCAGAACCGTGAGCGTGTGTTCATTATCGCAAATCTTAGAAGCAGAGGTAGACGAGAAATATTACCTCTCACCGGAGAAAACGCAGCAGCTCTTAACCAGCTTATAGGAGGTATGCAGGGCTACCGTGTTTATGGGACGGACGGCATTTCCGCAACCCTTGTGGGGAATGCGGGCGGTGTCGGGGCCAAGACGGGTCTTTACTTCATCGACCAGAGCAACCATGATCCGAAGATCACGGATACGGCAAGATGCCTGACAGCGAGGTACACAGCCGGGATGACCAACCATACCGCCATGAACTCAGCCGTGTTGGAAGTCCACCCGGTGCTTACACCGGAGCGGATGGAGAAACGGCAGAACGGAAGAAGGATGAAAGAGGACGGAGAGCCGATGTTCACCCTGACCTCTCAGGACAGGCACGGTGTGTATGTCTGTGAAAAGGTGGATTCCGTCAAAGTAAAAAATGCTACAAAGGCAGGATATGAAGTGGCACGGGAAGGGGACGGTATCAACCTTGCCTACCCGGACAGTGAGACAAGAAGGGGAAGGGTCGGAAAAGGATGCTCCCAGACATTGGACTGTTCCGGGCAGATGGGAACGCTCATGAGGGGCGGCCGCATCAGACGGCTGACTCCGAGGGAGTGCTTCCGTTTACAGGGATTTTCTGATGAGCTTTTTGACCGTGCCTCTGCCGTCAACTCCGATGCACAGCTTTATAAACAGGCCGGAAATGCAGTCACCGCAACGGTCGCTTATGCGGTTGCAATGTCGCTTCCAGAGTCCAGGAGCTGA
- a CDS encoding phage terminase small subunit P27 family: MAQRGRKPKPTAVKVLEGNPGKRSLNTGEPKPEKKAPRCPAWLEDEAKKEWKRMAKQLEHLGILTEIDMAAFAGYCQAYARWKEAEEFITQHGTIVKTPSGYWQQVPQVSIAQTYLKIMNKFCEQFGLTPSARSRISTDSGEDKQNDEMELLLVKGGAK, encoded by the coding sequence GTGGCACAGAGAGGAAGAAAACCAAAGCCTACGGCAGTAAAGGTGCTTGAGGGCAATCCGGGCAAGAGAAGCCTTAATACGGGCGAACCAAAGCCTGAGAAAAAGGCCCCGCGCTGTCCGGCATGGCTTGAGGATGAGGCAAAGAAGGAATGGAAGCGGATGGCAAAACAGCTGGAGCATCTGGGAATCCTTACCGAGATCGATATGGCAGCATTCGCAGGATACTGTCAGGCATATGCGAGATGGAAAGAGGCAGAGGAGTTCATTACACAGCACGGGACCATCGTAAAGACCCCGAGCGGATACTGGCAGCAGGTACCGCAGGTGTCAATTGCACAGACCTATCTGAAGATCATGAATAAGTTCTGTGAGCAGTTCGGACTGACCCCGTCCGCAAGAAGCCGTATCTCCACTGACAGTGGTGAGGATAAGCAGAACGATGAAATGGAGCTTCTGCTTGTGAAAGGCGGTGCAAAATAA
- a CDS encoding head-tail connector protein — translation MFVTLEEAKGYLRVDSSDEDELILRLMETSDRLILDVTRQPPEELKEYESVVRTAELYVIAYLYEHREEADHKTMTETLKYLFFGIRREIF, via the coding sequence ATGTTCGTAACGCTTGAGGAAGCCAAAGGGTATCTCAGGGTCGATTCGTCAGACGAGGATGAACTCATCCTCCGTCTGATGGAAACATCCGACCGCTTGATCTTAGATGTGACAAGACAACCCCCGGAAGAACTCAAAGAGTATGAATCTGTTGTCCGTACTGCAGAACTGTATGTTATTGCCTACCTGTATGAGCATCGGGAAGAAGCAGATCATAAGACAATGACGGAAACATTGAAGTATCTGTTTTTTGGAATCAGGAGGGAGATATTCTGA
- a CDS encoding DUF4314 domain-containing protein — protein MFGVSRQTLERLRKEYPSGTRVELIRLDDPYRKIPSGTIGTVEFVDDAGQLHTVWDGHGSLAMIYGVDEWRKIQS, from the coding sequence ATGTTCGGAGTAAGCAGACAGACACTTGAGAGACTGAGGAAGGAATATCCTTCGGGAACCAGGGTGGAGCTTATCCGCCTTGATGATCCCTACCGAAAGATCCCGTCAGGGACCATCGGAACGGTGGAGTTTGTGGATGATGCAGGACAGCTCCACACGGTATGGGACGGACACGGCTCTCTTGCGATGATCTACGGAGTAGATGAATGGCGTAAAATACAGTCATAA
- a CDS encoding phage portal protein, with protein MGIKSLFGFGQARDKPVDKAADAGYSFLFGRTTSGKPVNERTAMQTTAVYACVRILAEAVASLPLHVYEYQDDGGKKLVHDHPLYYLLHDEPNPEMTSFVFRETLMSHLLIWGNAYAQIIRDGAGRVLGLYPLLPDKMDVQRDDKGNIYYVYSRNSDENPMFKEYGNIRLKAEDVLHIPGLGFDGLIGYSPIAMAKNAVGMTLACEEYGASFFANGANPGGVLEHPGVLKDPSKVRESWNSVYRGVSNAHKIAVLEEGMKYQQIGIPPEEAQFLETRKFQVNEIARLYRIPPHMVGDLDKSSFSNIEQQSLEFVKYTLDPWVIRWEQSLQRSLLLPGEKGKYFIKLNVDGLLRGDYQSRMNGYAVGRQNGWFSANDIREMENMNPIPDEEGGNLYLINGAMTKLADAGAFAKTDTGQQDAPAQENSGKRGKR; from the coding sequence ATGGGAATTAAGAGTTTATTCGGATTCGGACAGGCGAGGGATAAGCCTGTGGACAAGGCAGCAGACGCAGGATATTCGTTTTTGTTCGGAAGGACAACGAGCGGAAAGCCTGTCAATGAAAGAACTGCAATGCAGACCACGGCAGTATATGCCTGTGTCAGAATCCTTGCGGAGGCAGTCGCATCCTTACCGCTTCATGTATATGAGTATCAGGATGACGGAGGCAAGAAACTGGTGCATGACCATCCATTATATTATCTGCTCCATGATGAGCCGAACCCGGAGATGACTTCATTTGTGTTCAGGGAAACACTGATGAGCCATCTTTTAATATGGGGAAATGCTTATGCCCAGATCATAAGGGACGGGGCAGGAAGGGTACTCGGACTGTATCCGCTTCTCCCAGACAAGATGGATGTGCAGAGGGATGACAAAGGAAACATCTATTATGTGTATTCCAGAAACAGCGATGAAAACCCAATGTTCAAGGAATACGGCAATATCAGGCTGAAAGCCGAGGATGTGCTTCATATCCCCGGACTTGGGTTTGACGGACTGATCGGATATTCCCCGATTGCGATGGCAAAGAACGCTGTCGGCATGACGCTTGCCTGTGAGGAATACGGGGCGAGTTTCTTTGCAAACGGGGCGAATCCGGGCGGTGTCCTGGAGCATCCGGGTGTCCTGAAAGACCCGTCAAAGGTGAGGGAGTCCTGGAACTCCGTGTACAGGGGCGTGAGTAACGCACACAAGATCGCAGTGCTTGAGGAAGGCATGAAGTACCAGCAGATTGGCATCCCGCCGGAAGAGGCACAATTCCTTGAAACAAGGAAATTCCAGGTCAATGAGATCGCAAGGCTTTACAGGATACCGCCACATATGGTCGGTGACCTTGATAAGTCGAGCTTTTCCAATATCGAGCAGCAGTCCTTGGAGTTCGTAAAATACACACTTGATCCGTGGGTGATCAGATGGGAGCAGTCCTTACAGAGATCGCTCCTTCTGCCGGGAGAGAAAGGAAAGTATTTTATCAAGCTGAATGTGGACGGTCTGCTCCGTGGGGATTACCAGTCGAGGATGAACGGCTATGCAGTCGGAAGGCAGAACGGATGGTTTTCTGCCAATGACATCCGTGAGATGGAAAACATGAACCCGATCCCAGATGAGGAAGGGGGAAACCTGTATCTTATAAACGGTGCAATGACCAAACTTGCGGATGCGGGAGCTTTTGCAAAGACGGATACGGGGCAGCAGGACGCTCCAGCACAGGAAAACAGCGGAAAGAGAGGTAAACGATGA
- a CDS encoding phage major capsid protein: MSKILELREKRAKAWEAAKAFLDAKRTQEGFVSAEDAATYDKMENDVVNLGKEIERLERQAAIDAELSKATSTPITNKPDAKTGGDTKTGRATDEYRKAFWNGMRNKVLSYEVQNALTIGTDSEGGYLVPDEYEKKLVEALEEEVFFRNLATVIKTSSGDRKIPIVTSKGEAAWIDEGGQFPESDDSFGQTTISAFKLATMIKVSDELLNDSVFNIEQYISREFGRRIGTKEEEAFFIGDGKGKPTGIFNATGGAETGVTSTGTSITFDDVMDLYYSLRAPYRNKAVWLLNDSTVKAIRKLKDGNGNYIWQPSVREGEPDKILNRPYRTSIYVPELAAGNRVMAFGDYSYYWIADRQGRSFKRLNELYATTGQVGFLASERVDGKLILSEAVKTLDIKAAGK, from the coding sequence ATGAGTAAGATTTTAGAATTAAGAGAAAAAAGAGCAAAGGCATGGGAGGCAGCAAAAGCATTCCTTGATGCCAAGAGAACACAGGAAGGCTTTGTGTCCGCTGAGGATGCAGCAACCTACGACAAGATGGAAAATGATGTCGTAAATCTCGGAAAGGAGATCGAGAGACTGGAAAGACAGGCTGCCATCGATGCAGAACTTTCCAAGGCAACAAGCACACCGATCACCAACAAGCCGGATGCAAAGACTGGCGGTGACACAAAGACCGGAAGGGCAACCGATGAGTACAGAAAAGCGTTCTGGAACGGCATGAGAAACAAGGTGCTGTCCTATGAAGTACAGAATGCCCTTACCATCGGCACGGATTCCGAGGGCGGTTATCTTGTACCGGATGAGTACGAGAAGAAACTGGTGGAAGCACTGGAAGAGGAGGTGTTCTTCCGTAACCTTGCAACCGTCATCAAGACATCGAGCGGTGACCGCAAGATCCCAATCGTTACATCCAAGGGTGAGGCGGCATGGATCGATGAGGGCGGTCAGTTCCCAGAATCTGATGACAGCTTCGGACAGACAACCATCAGTGCCTTTAAGCTGGCAACCATGATCAAGGTGTCTGATGAACTCTTAAATGACAGTGTGTTCAATATCGAGCAGTACATCTCAAGGGAGTTCGGAAGAAGAATCGGTACGAAGGAAGAAGAGGCATTCTTTATCGGTGACGGCAAGGGCAAGCCTACCGGAATCTTCAATGCCACAGGCGGTGCTGAGACAGGCGTGACATCCACCGGAACATCCATTACGTTTGATGATGTCATGGATCTTTATTATTCCCTCCGTGCCCCATACCGTAACAAGGCGGTATGGCTTTTGAATGATTCGACCGTAAAGGCAATCAGAAAGCTGAAGGACGGAAACGGAAATTATATCTGGCAGCCGTCCGTAAGGGAAGGAGAACCTGATAAGATTTTAAACCGTCCTTACCGCACATCCATCTATGTGCCGGAGCTTGCAGCCGGAAACCGTGTCATGGCATTCGGTGATTACAGTTACTACTGGATCGCAGACCGCCAGGGCAGAAGTTTCAAGAGACTGAATGAGCTTTATGCTACAACAGGACAGGTCGGATTCCTTGCTTCCGAGCGTGTGGACGGCAAGCTGATCCTTTCCGAGGCAGTCAAGACACTTGATATCAAGGCTGCCGGAAAGTAG
- a CDS encoding Clp protease ClpP, with product MKRKFWNWIKNEDESVPDMERTLFLNGMISDETWYGDEVTPQLFKDELNAGNGNITVWINSPGGDVFAAAQIYNMLRDYKGSVTVKIDGIAASAASVIAMAGDTVCVSPVAMMMIHNPATMAMGETRDMQKAIAMLNEVKESILNAYEFKTGLTRARLSHMMDDETWFNAKKAVELGFADKILFSSGETDEEKKKPEKPEKEPEEGSDGEEGKEKEDEDKDKKKKFPFQQDSMMYSTKAMNESFLSRVSRVDAMIPVSQLEKRLSLLTH from the coding sequence ATGAAGCGGAAGTTTTGGAACTGGATAAAGAATGAAGATGAGAGCGTGCCTGACATGGAAAGGACGCTCTTTTTAAATGGCATGATCTCGGATGAAACATGGTACGGGGATGAAGTGACACCGCAGCTTTTCAAGGATGAACTGAATGCCGGAAACGGAAATATCACGGTGTGGATCAATTCACCGGGCGGGGATGTGTTCGCGGCAGCACAGATCTACAACATGCTCCGTGATTATAAGGGAAGCGTGACAGTCAAGATAGACGGCATTGCAGCTTCGGCAGCATCCGTGATCGCAATGGCAGGAGACACGGTCTGTGTATCCCCTGTTGCAATGATGATGATCCATAATCCTGCGACCATGGCAATGGGCGAGACAAGGGATATGCAGAAAGCAATCGCCATGTTGAATGAGGTCAAGGAATCAATCTTAAATGCCTATGAATTCAAGACGGGGCTTACCCGTGCAAGGCTCTCCCACATGATGGACGATGAGACCTGGTTCAATGCGAAGAAGGCAGTGGAGCTTGGATTTGCGGATAAGATACTCTTTTCTTCCGGTGAGACGGATGAAGAGAAGAAAAAGCCTGAAAAGCCGGAAAAAGAACCGGAGGAAGGCAGTGATGGAGAGGAAGGAAAAGAAAAGGAAGACGAGGATAAGGACAAGAAAAAGAAGTTCCCGTTCCAGCAGGATTCCATGATGTATTCCACCAAGGCGATGAATGAATCGTTCCTTTCCAGGGTATCCCGTGTGGATGCCATGATACCAGTCAGCCAGTTAGAAAAAAGACTGAGTCTTTTAACACATTAA